In Pochonia chlamydosporia 170 chromosome 3, whole genome shotgun sequence, the following are encoded in one genomic region:
- a CDS encoding carbohydrate binding family 6 (similar to Metarhizium robertsii ARSEF 23 XP_007822621.1) — protein MLPRYITAVAVAAQIAQCNPLEAHVGVKVKDFPRGFRTCVFYDDFSEGKDSLPDPAKWTIDLGTQYSPNGPAQWGTGEIQTYTDNHENIHITPHQTLKITPRRDKHGNWTSSRIETTAEWDFSCQKGERVRVEARIKLGGNPKNQSLGMWPAFWALGSEYRGNYWNWPAVGEIDILESVNGERKLWNVVHCGTNPGGVCNEPVGIGHVTEPFEKGVWHTLAWEAHRAFGKRQESMSWYLDGRRTWTLWKRDVGDEAAWEAMAGAGKMLLLNVAVGGGFPNGVAGITTPTKDTLDGEGASMEVDYVAVYKKERW, from the coding sequence ATGCTGCCGCGATACATCACCGCCGTGGCTGTCGCCGCACAAATCGCACAATGCAATCCTCTCGAAGCGCATGTCGGCGTCAAAGTGAAGGATTTCCCGAGGGGATTCCGCACATGCGTCTTCTACGACGACTTCTCCGAAGGCAAGGACTCCCTCCCCGACCCTGCAAAATGGACCATCGACCTGGGCACGCAGTATTCCCCCAATGGTCCTGCGCAATGGGGAACCGGCGAGATACAGACCTACACGGACAACCATGAAAACATCCACATCACGCCTCATCAGACGCTGAAGATCACGCCCCGCCGCGATAAACACGGAAACTGGACGTCGTCGCGGATAGAAACCACTGCCGAGTGGGACTTTTCCTGCCAAAAAGGCGAGCGTGTCCGCGTAGAAGCGAGGATCAAGCTCGGCGGCAACCCTAAGAACCAGTCGCTGGGCATGTGGCCAGCCTTCTGGGCCCTCGGGTCAGAGTACCGTGGTAATTACTGGAACTGGCCAGCGGTAGGGGAGATTGATATTCTCGAGTCGGTGAACGGGGAACGCAAGCTGTGGAACGTGGTGCACTGTGGTACGAATCCTGGGGGCGTGTGCAATGAGCCCGTTGGGATAGGGCATGTCACGGAGCCGTTTGAGAAGGGTGTCTGGCACACGCTTGCGTGGGAGGCGCACAGGGCGTTTGGAAAGAGGCAGGAGAGCATGAGTTGGTATCTGGATGGGCGTAGGACGTGGACGCTGTGGAAGAgggatgttggtgatgaggcggCGTGGGAGGCTATGGCGGGCGCTGGGaagatgttgttgctgaATGTTGCTGTGGGGGGAGGGTTTCCGAATGGTGTTGCGGGGATTACGACGCCGACGAAGGATACGCTTGATGGGGAGGGCGCGAGTATGGAGGTTGATTATGTGGCTGTTTATAAGAAGGagaggtggtga